The genome window GGTTTCGGTTTGGGGTTGGCAAGCGGCCAGCACTAGCAAGCCCAGGACGCCGGTGAGTGGATTAAGCAGGGGCATAGCAAGGAGAATTGTTGGGTTCAGCTCTCAACTTACGATTTTTTGACCTTGTATTTCTCCTTCTCTTTGGGTTGGTCAGTACTGCCGGCCGGTGCTCCCGTGTTAATGGCCGTTAGCAGGCGCACCTGTTCCAGCTTGCCCTTCTTGTCGTACACTTCGCTTTTCACGATGCCCACGGCCGGCGAGTAATAGTCGACTACCCGCACTGCGTTGCGCATGACCATGTCGGCGCGGGCGGCAGTGGCGCTTTCCCGCTCGGCTTCCACCTTGTAGCAGGCAAAGGAGCCGGCTGGCGTTGTCACCGTTTCGGTGCCCGTTATGCGGCGCTTATGCACGGTGGTGTACACCTTGGCAATATCGACAGCCGTGCTGCTCACCTGCACCGAAATACCGCCCTGGGGCAGTTGGGAGCCGACGGTGGGCTGATTGGGCCAGGCCAGGGGTACGGGCGCGTAGACAAAGCGCCGGTCGCGGAAGGAGCGTAGGCTCTCGGGGCTCAGCTCAGCCGATCCATCGGTGAAGCTGGTGTCCTGGCGGCAACGGTAGGTAAGGTCCTGTAGGCGCAGAAGCTTGTTTTTGGGGTCGTAGGTGCCGCTTTTCAACAGCACTGAATTGGTAGTAATGGTCTGTTTCTTATTCTGCTCTGAGCTCAGGCTGACCACCCGGTTGCGCATGGTGCCGGTTGTTTTGCCGCTGGCATCCTGGAGCTGATACACTAGCTCCATATTATCGTAAAGGCCGAAGGGGTGGGCGCAATCAACCGGCGGCAGTGTTTGGGCCAGGGCGGGAGAAGCGGCCAGGCAGGCGGTCAGACCGGCTGCCAGCAAATGAAATCGGGGCATAAGGCAAAGAAAAAGGAAGAAAATCAGCCGTTGGGCTGCATACGCAGACGGTTGAGTTTTGATGCTAAACCGCTAACCGTAGCTGCACGGTGGCCTTACACAAAGGTCTTGCCAGCGTCATCTCGTAACTTGCCCCGCGCCGCGCCGTTTCTTACCGGGCCGGTCGGGGGTAGCTTCCGCGGCCGCTACTGCTCACATCTTCCTTTTTATTGTAGATCTATGCCAGAACAACCTACTTCCTGGGCCGATACGGCCGCTTCACTGCTCTCCAAGCTTTCGGGTGGGGTAGAGGTAGCCCTCAACTTTGAGCAAATGGAGTTGCAAGTGCCCAATCCGGCCAACCCAGCCACGCCCACCACTTGGCGCCTGAACGGCTCGCTGCGC of Hymenobacter sublimis contains these proteins:
- a CDS encoding TapB family protein, which codes for MPRFHLLAAGLTACLAASPALAQTLPPVDCAHPFGLYDNMELVYQLQDASGKTTGTMRNRVVSLSSEQNKKQTITTNSVLLKSGTYDPKNKLLRLQDLTYRCRQDTSFTDGSAELSPESLRSFRDRRFVYAPVPLAWPNQPTVGSQLPQGGISVQVSSTAVDIAKVYTTVHKRRITGTETVTTPAGSFACYKVEAERESATAARADMVMRNAVRVVDYYSPAVGIVKSEVYDKKGKLEQVRLLTAINTGAPAGSTDQPKEKEKYKVKKS